One window from the genome of Hydra vulgaris chromosome 02, alternate assembly HydraT2T_AEP encodes:
- the LOC105847254 gene encoding tripartite motif-containing protein 2, protein MEYSTAKLVQKIGEEEINEGDFLLSQCQHLIADDDTIYVSTVINRNIRAIDAKSGQFKRDIGEIGFSDENINMAAGMAFFGDNLIMVADLNGNKVQYHDKITGNYVKKIDADFYFPACVSVSKSNNVYIGEVGDMNKKIRCFNTELVEVCSAAVAGDRSLTGINYLVHDNFNNRVIASDSDDGFVHVFSSNLEHIFSISEDDSDSRQLNNPSGVAVDKDGNILICDLGNNAVKVFDKNGKFLSELGGSSFINPYDVFFSVNGNVLVLDGDGISGWSRIQVFKV, encoded by the coding sequence ATGGAATACAGTACAGCAAAGCTTGTTCAAAAGATTGGCGAAGAAGAGATAAACGAAGGAGATTTTCTACTTTCACAATGTCAGCATTTAATTGCTGATGATGACACAATATATGTCTCAACGGTGATTAACCGAAACATACGGGCTATTGATGCCAAGAGTGGTCAATTCAAGCGTGATATAGGAGAAATTGGATTTTCTGATGAAAACATTAACATGGCTGCAGGAATGGCATTTTTTGGTGATAATTTGATTATGGTTGCGGATCTTAATGGAAATAAAGTTCAGTATCATGATAAAATTACTGGGAACTATGTGAAAAAGATTGATGctgatttttattttccagCATGTGTTTCTGTTTCTAAAAGCAATAATGTATACATTGGTGAAGTAGGagatatgaataaaaaaattcgcTGTTTTAATACAGAATTAGTTGAAGTCTGTTCAGCTGCAGTAGCAGGTGATAGATCTCTTACTGGAATTAATTACCTTGTCCACGacaattttaataatagagTTATTGCATCTGATTCAGATGATGGCTTTGTTCACGTTTTTTCTTCTAATCTGGAACATATCTTTAGTATTAGTGAAGATGACAGTGATTCCAGACAGTTGAATAATCCAAGCGGTGTTGCGGTGGATAAGGAtggcaatattttaatttgtgatttgGGTAATAATGCAGTCAAAGTATTTGATAAGAATGGTAAATTTTTGTCCGAGCTTGGTGGAAGCAGTTTTATAAATCCTTATGATGTGTTTTTTAGTGTTAATGGTAATGTGCTTGTTTTAGATGGAGATGGTATTAGTGGATGGAGTAGAATCcaagtttttaaagtataa